A DNA window from Vicinamibacterales bacterium contains the following coding sequences:
- a CDS encoding PilZ domain-containing protein, which produces MSAAVLVIAAENLMPGLRERVKVEGDIITFSDTEPIQALQAIMDQRPPLVVLERLFAATPRGAALVNRIKSDPQLAIVEVRVMSHTGDYSRQVVKPTAVPAPAQPVAVGAAQPSAAPIATDEPARLDWHGTRRAPRFRLGGIELQLDGNPAAVVDLSTVGAQVISPTILRPNQKVRISLPHDDFVLRFRGAIAWAKFELPKAPVAAPQYRAGVEFIDGDAAALDRVIERNRGN; this is translated from the coding sequence ATGTCCGCGGCCGTACTGGTCATCGCTGCCGAAAACCTGATGCCCGGCCTTCGCGAGCGCGTCAAGGTCGAGGGGGACATCATCACGTTTTCCGACACCGAGCCGATCCAGGCGCTCCAGGCCATCATGGATCAGCGGCCGCCGCTCGTCGTGCTCGAGCGGCTGTTCGCCGCGACGCCGCGCGGCGCGGCCCTCGTCAACCGGATCAAGAGCGATCCGCAGCTGGCGATCGTCGAGGTGCGCGTGATGTCGCACACCGGCGACTACTCGCGGCAGGTGGTGAAGCCGACCGCGGTGCCGGCGCCCGCCCAGCCGGTCGCCGTCGGCGCCGCGCAGCCGTCGGCCGCGCCGATCGCGACCGACGAGCCGGCGCGGCTCGACTGGCATGGCACCCGCCGCGCGCCGCGCTTCCGCCTCGGCGGCATCGAGCTGCAGCTCGATGGCAACCCGGCGGCGGTCGTCGATTTGTCGACGGTCGGCGCGCAGGTGATCTCGCCGACGATCCTGCGGCCGAACCAGAAAGTCCGTATCAGCCTGCCGCACGACGACTTCGTCCTGCGTTTCCGCGGCGCGATCGCCTGGGCGAAGTTCGAGCTGCCCAAGGCGCCCGTCGCCGCTCCCCAGTACCGCGCCGGCGTCGAGTTCATCGACGGCGACGCCGCCGCGCTCGACCGGGTCATCGAGCGCAATCGCGGCAACTAG